From Triticum aestivum cultivar Chinese Spring chromosome 4A, IWGSC CS RefSeq v2.1, whole genome shotgun sequence, a single genomic window includes:
- the LOC123081954 gene encoding uncharacterized protein isoform X2: MDVEKKGGRNYLTWTDEMDEAMLNVFVEHYNRGDRAQNGWKPHVYTAVVKNVRAKCNVDITKENVISRCKTIDRHYVNVSKMLSTSGFGWDWIHNKLMVDSEDVWSNYVKANKDAACYRHKVIKFWDSISLVFSKDHATGTGARTAGESATEMAVENVNNINTDSAATSSTQTGEEQKRKRYRSDDSIASMLGEKLDNFTSAYKADIAQVAPPEKPSSPEEILDALNAIVGLDDDGLLAAYDILIADDRKFKALMALPERMKKKWILKQINQ, from the exons atggatgtggagaagaaaggaGGTAGAAACTACCTTACCTGGACGGATGAAATGGATGAAGCAATGCTGAATGTGTTCGTGGAGCATTACAATAGAGGGGATCgtgctcaaaatgggtggaagccacatgtttacactgcagttgtcAAGAATGTTCGAGCCAAGTGCAATGTGGATATCACAAAGGAGAATGTCATATCAAGGTGCAAGACTATTGATAGACACTATGTCAATGTCAGCAAGATGTTGTCAACGAGTGGTTTTGGGTGGGATTGGATCCATAACAAGCTTATGGTTGATAGTGAGGACGTGTGGAGCAACTATGTCAAG GCAAACAAAGATGCCGCATGCTACAGGCACAAGGTCATAAAGTTTTGGGACTCTATCAGCCTTGTCTTCTCGAAGGATCATGCCACCGGAACCGGAGCCAGAACTGCTGGTGAAAGTGCAACGGAAATGGCTGTAGAGAATGTCAACAACATCAACACTGATTCTGCCGCAACATCTTCAACCCAAACCGGCGAGGAACAGAAGAGGAAGAGATATCGATCGGATGACTCAATTGCATCTATGCTTGGAGAGAAACTGGATAATTTTACCAGTGCCTACAAAGCTGATATCGCTCAAGTTGCTCCTCCTGAGAAACCCTCCTCTCCTGAAGAAATACTTGACGCTCTCAATGCAATTGTGGGACTGGATGATGATGGCTTGCTAGCAGCTTATGATATCCTCATAGCAGATGACCGCAAGTTCAAGGCTCTTATGGCGCTGCCTGAAAGGATGAAGAAGAAATGGATCCTCAAGCAAATCAACCAATGA
- the LOC123081954 gene encoding uncharacterized protein isoform X1 — protein sequence MQCHDKTLLEFHMEDMDVEKKGGRNYLTWTDEMDEAMLNVFVEHYNRGDRAQNGWKPHVYTAVVKNVRAKCNVDITKENVISRCKTIDRHYVNVSKMLSTSGFGWDWIHNKLMVDSEDVWSNYVKANKDAACYRHKVIKFWDSISLVFSKDHATGTGARTAGESATEMAVENVNNINTDSAATSSTQTGEEQKRKRYRSDDSIASMLGEKLDNFTSAYKADIAQVAPPEKPSSPEEILDALNAIVGLDDDGLLAAYDILIADDRKFKALMALPERMKKKWILKQINQ from the exons ATGCAATGTCACGACAAGACGCTTTTAGAGTTCCACATG GAagatatggatgtggagaagaaaggaGGTAGAAACTACCTTACCTGGACGGATGAAATGGATGAAGCAATGCTGAATGTGTTCGTGGAGCATTACAATAGAGGGGATCgtgctcaaaatgggtggaagccacatgtttacactgcagttgtcAAGAATGTTCGAGCCAAGTGCAATGTGGATATCACAAAGGAGAATGTCATATCAAGGTGCAAGACTATTGATAGACACTATGTCAATGTCAGCAAGATGTTGTCAACGAGTGGTTTTGGGTGGGATTGGATCCATAACAAGCTTATGGTTGATAGTGAGGACGTGTGGAGCAACTATGTCAAG GCAAACAAAGATGCCGCATGCTACAGGCACAAGGTCATAAAGTTTTGGGACTCTATCAGCCTTGTCTTCTCGAAGGATCATGCCACCGGAACCGGAGCCAGAACTGCTGGTGAAAGTGCAACGGAAATGGCTGTAGAGAATGTCAACAACATCAACACTGATTCTGCCGCAACATCTTCAACCCAAACCGGCGAGGAACAGAAGAGGAAGAGATATCGATCGGATGACTCAATTGCATCTATGCTTGGAGAGAAACTGGATAATTTTACCAGTGCCTACAAAGCTGATATCGCTCAAGTTGCTCCTCCTGAGAAACCCTCCTCTCCTGAAGAAATACTTGACGCTCTCAATGCAATTGTGGGACTGGATGATGATGGCTTGCTAGCAGCTTATGATATCCTCATAGCAGATGACCGCAAGTTCAAGGCTCTTATGGCGCTGCCTGAAAGGATGAAGAAGAAATGGATCCTCAAGCAAATCAACCAATGA